A stretch of Rhodoferax potami DNA encodes these proteins:
- a CDS encoding CheR family methyltransferase encodes MADASISEDDFQKFREFFYRKTGIQFDMSKRYFVDKRLLERMADTGNATFRSYFTMLRFQASGVELQTLTNSMTVNETYFFREEYQFKCLVNSLLPDLVSRKKDDGPLRIWVLPSSSGEEPYSIAIYLLERWAGIHNFDVEIVASDIDTRILEQARRGLYSPRSVGQLPTAYRQKYFRQMGEDFQICDDLRGAVEYTRVNLSDRADTRAYRNFDVVFCRNLLIYFDDVSRKAAAETFYDALKPGGFICLGHSESMSRISSLYKVRKFPEAIVYQKPTE; translated from the coding sequence ATGGCAGACGCCTCTATCTCCGAAGACGACTTCCAGAAATTCCGGGAGTTCTTCTATCGCAAAACCGGCATCCAGTTCGACATGTCCAAGCGCTACTTTGTGGACAAGCGGCTTCTGGAGCGAATGGCTGACACCGGCAACGCCACCTTTCGCAGCTACTTCACCATGCTGCGCTTTCAGGCCAGTGGGGTCGAGTTGCAGACGCTCACCAACTCCATGACGGTGAACGAGACCTACTTTTTCCGCGAGGAGTACCAGTTCAAGTGCCTGGTGAACTCCTTGTTGCCGGACTTGGTGTCGCGCAAGAAAGACGATGGTCCGCTGCGGATCTGGGTATTGCCTTCCTCTAGCGGAGAAGAACCCTATTCGATTGCGATCTACCTGCTGGAGCGCTGGGCCGGCATCCACAATTTTGATGTGGAAATCGTGGCGTCGGATATCGACACCCGGATCCTCGAGCAGGCCCGCCGTGGTTTGTATTCGCCGAGGTCGGTAGGGCAGTTGCCCACGGCATACCGGCAAAAGTACTTCCGGCAGATGGGGGAAGACTTTCAGATCTGCGACGACTTGCGTGGCGCCGTGGAGTACACCCGGGTCAACTTGTCGGACCGGGCGGACACGCGTGCCTACCGCAATTTTGATGTGGTGTTCTGCCGCAACCTGCTGATCTATTTTGACGATGTGTCCCGCAAGGCGGCTGCGGAAACCTTTTACGACGCCCTTAAACCGGGGGGATTTATCTGCCTCGGACATTCCGAATCCATGAGCCGGATTTCTTCGCTCTACAAGGTGCGCAAGTTCCCCGAAGCGATTGTTTACCAGAAGCCAACGGAGTAA
- a CDS encoding response regulator translates to MKKILVIDDAATVRMYHRNILESAGYEVQEAINGIEALEKAMQTAFDLYLVDVNMPKLDGYGFLRELRRQDMPQVPAIMVSTESASADRRRAYAAGANLYLVKPTRPDQLVAHVALLQGDAL, encoded by the coding sequence ATGAAAAAAATACTGGTAATTGATGATGCCGCTACGGTGCGCATGTACCACCGCAATATCCTGGAGAGTGCCGGCTACGAAGTGCAAGAGGCGATCAACGGAATTGAGGCCCTTGAGAAAGCCATGCAAACCGCGTTTGACCTGTACCTGGTCGACGTCAATATGCCCAAGCTGGACGGCTACGGCTTTTTGCGCGAACTCCGCCGCCAGGACATGCCGCAAGTGCCCGCCATCATGGTGTCGACCGAGTCCGCCTCTGCCGACCGGCGCCGGGCCTATGCAGCGGGAGCCAACCTGTACCTCGTCAAGCCCACACGGCCTGATCAGTTGGTGGCACACGTGGCCTTGCTGCAAGGGGATGCGCTATGA
- a CDS encoding chemotaxis protein CheA translates to MNELLAQFLSEARDALEGIGGKLMELERAPDDEELMTQLFRVVHTLKGNSGLFDFPEMSRVLHAGEDLMDAVRHGEVRYSQTLADRLLDAMDFVGLLCDGIESDKPVSADMAAEAVRQAKALRALISPDAETSAPAVSEAGAVQSGSVAPAFPLAEQLARVPEAARMQAWAQARDGAPLLWVRYVPSEECFYQGDDPLHQANQTPGWLWTGMSARAAWPALAELDAYRCMLDFDVLVAADRGEVDAHYRYVQDQVHIVEVPALCLLIPQGDSNGGPVYEDFVEDALALIDHQDLTGFKRAVDTMIQLSSSSLWLSSALRWMQLLLTAAQPDTAALRRLVSAVNTFENPDWTEPAADPVAPAKPAALAQSPIHNNVHAMALKNVIDVQREVLALPDDAAWLPGRIKAAVASLSGCLKAFGRQGEVPALEALAATALATQTAAPLAAWLDQTFPEEAAVADVPAAPVAPVAVAPATVAPAMKVSAPVPAAPAPVVAAVAAPAMEPEPAEPELQEADVRVGRRPEEASPKSLKVDQVKIDRLMNLIGEMVVAKNAMPYLANRAETVFGVRELAREIKGQYATINRISEEMQDAIMQIRMMPVSFVFQRFPRLVRDISRRLGKQVNLELEGQETAADKNIIESLGDPLVHIVRNSLDHGFEMPEVRTAAGKPAAGTLRIAARQEADRVVIEITDDGKGIDAQAIKLKAYQKGLIDEATMDRISDQEAVNLVFIPGFSTSEVISDLSGRGVGMDVVRTAIEQVHGNIVLESTKGQGTRIRLSLPLSMAVTNVMTVESNQQMFGIPMDAVVETVRVPRASVRTIKQRKATLLRGRVVPLRDLNAVLGLAAPPVTNDSDEYAVLVVRVGDESLGLVVDDFHETADIILKPLSGVLSGLRAYSGSALMGDGSVLMVLNTKEML, encoded by the coding sequence ATGAATGAGTTGCTTGCACAGTTTTTGTCCGAAGCGCGCGATGCGTTGGAAGGCATCGGCGGCAAGCTCATGGAGCTGGAGCGGGCACCCGACGACGAAGAGTTGATGACCCAGCTTTTCCGGGTGGTGCACACCCTCAAGGGCAACAGCGGCTTGTTTGATTTTCCGGAAATGAGCCGGGTGCTCCATGCCGGCGAAGACCTGATGGATGCGGTGCGCCACGGAGAGGTGCGCTACTCGCAAACGCTGGCAGACCGCCTGCTGGACGCCATGGACTTTGTGGGCTTGTTGTGTGATGGCATTGAATCCGACAAGCCGGTCTCTGCTGACATGGCCGCCGAGGCCGTGCGCCAAGCCAAAGCCCTGCGCGCACTGATCAGCCCGGATGCAGAAACATCCGCGCCGGCGGTGAGCGAGGCGGGTGCAGTGCAAAGCGGCAGCGTGGCGCCCGCCTTCCCCCTGGCCGAGCAATTGGCCCGGGTGCCTGAGGCCGCACGGATGCAGGCGTGGGCCCAAGCACGGGATGGTGCGCCCCTGTTGTGGGTGCGCTATGTACCGTCCGAAGAGTGCTTTTATCAGGGGGATGACCCTCTGCACCAGGCCAACCAAACCCCTGGCTGGCTGTGGACCGGCATGTCGGCCCGGGCCGCCTGGCCCGCATTGGCGGAGTTGGATGCCTACCGGTGCATGCTCGATTTTGATGTGCTGGTGGCCGCTGATCGTGGCGAGGTCGATGCGCACTATCGCTATGTGCAGGACCAGGTGCACATCGTGGAGGTGCCTGCACTGTGTTTGCTGATACCGCAAGGCGACTCCAACGGCGGGCCGGTGTACGAAGATTTTGTGGAAGACGCGCTCGCGCTGATCGACCACCAGGACCTGACAGGCTTCAAGCGCGCGGTGGACACCATGATCCAGCTGTCGAGCAGCAGCCTGTGGTTGTCGTCTGCGTTGCGGTGGATGCAGCTTTTGTTGACCGCCGCACAGCCTGATACCGCCGCGTTGCGCCGATTGGTCTCGGCCGTGAACACCTTCGAGAACCCGGACTGGACCGAGCCAGCTGCCGATCCGGTGGCACCCGCCAAACCCGCGGCGCTTGCGCAATCGCCGATTCACAACAATGTGCATGCGATGGCGCTGAAAAATGTGATCGATGTGCAGCGCGAGGTGCTGGCGCTGCCCGACGATGCCGCGTGGCTGCCCGGACGCATCAAGGCTGCCGTGGCGTCCCTCAGCGGTTGCTTAAAAGCCTTTGGCCGGCAGGGCGAAGTGCCGGCGCTGGAGGCCTTGGCTGCCACTGCACTGGCAACACAAACCGCAGCCCCCTTGGCCGCTTGGCTGGACCAGACTTTTCCGGAAGAGGCCGCAGTGGCCGACGTGCCTGCAGCTCCTGTGGCCCCTGTAGCGGTAGCACCTGCTACGGTCGCTCCCGCCATGAAGGTCAGCGCACCAGTGCCGGCGGCCCCTGCGCCTGTGGTGGCTGCCGTGGCGGCACCTGCGATGGAGCCGGAGCCCGCAGAGCCCGAATTGCAAGAGGCGGATGTGCGAGTGGGGCGTCGCCCCGAAGAGGCGAGCCCGAAGAGCCTCAAGGTGGACCAGGTCAAGATCGATCGCCTGATGAACCTGATCGGCGAGATGGTGGTGGCTAAAAACGCGATGCCTTACTTGGCCAATCGCGCGGAAACCGTGTTTGGCGTGCGCGAGCTGGCCCGGGAAATCAAGGGGCAGTACGCCACGATCAACCGGATTTCGGAAGAAATGCAAGACGCCATCATGCAGATCCGCATGATGCCGGTGTCTTTTGTGTTCCAGCGCTTTCCGCGCCTGGTGCGAGATATCTCGCGCCGTTTGGGCAAGCAGGTGAACCTGGAGCTCGAGGGCCAGGAAACAGCGGCTGACAAAAACATCATCGAGTCTTTGGGCGACCCCTTGGTCCATATCGTGCGTAACAGCCTTGACCACGGCTTTGAAATGCCCGAGGTGCGCACCGCAGCAGGCAAGCCGGCTGCCGGTACCTTGCGTATTGCCGCCCGCCAGGAGGCTGACCGGGTGGTGATTGAAATCACCGATGACGGCAAAGGCATCGACGCCCAGGCCATCAAGCTCAAGGCCTACCAAAAAGGGCTGATTGACGAGGCCACGATGGACCGCATCAGCGACCAGGAGGCGGTCAACCTGGTGTTCATTCCTGGCTTTTCGACCAGCGAGGTGATCTCGGATTTGTCGGGCCGCGGTGTCGGCATGGATGTGGTGCGCACTGCCATCGAGCAGGTGCACGGCAATATCGTGTTGGAGAGCACCAAAGGGCAGGGCACCCGCATCCGCCTGTCGCTGCCGCTGTCGATGGCCGTGACGAATGTGATGACCGTGGAGTCGAACCAGCAGATGTTCGGTATTCCGATGGATGCGGTGGTCGAGACCGTGCGGGTGCCGCGCGCTTCGGTGCGCACCATTAAGCAACGCAAGGCAACACTGTTGCGTGGGCGGGTGGTCCCCTTGCGTGACCTGAACGCCGTGTTGGGCCTGGCCGCACCGCCAGTGACCAACGACAGCGACGAATATGCCGTGCTGGTTGTCCGCGTAGGCGACGAGTCGCTGGGGCTGGTGGTGGATGACTTCCATGAGACAGCCGACATCATCCTCAAGCCGCTCTCCGGGGTGCTTAGCGGATTGCGGGCGTACTCCGGCTCGGCCTTGATGGGAGACGGCTCCGTCCTGATGGTGCTCAACACCAAGGAGATGCTCTGA
- a CDS encoding response regulator — MAKTILIVDDSLTMTMSVKSSLEMNGFVVQTAADGVQALTKLKGGLKPDLIITDINMPNMGGLELIRQVKTLPGYRFIPILTLTTESDASKRDEGKKLGATGWLVKPVSGPDLVRVVKQVVPGA; from the coding sequence ATGGCAAAAACAATTTTGATCGTGGACGACTCGCTCACGATGACCATGAGTGTCAAAAGCAGTCTGGAGATGAACGGTTTTGTGGTGCAGACCGCCGCCGACGGTGTGCAGGCGCTGACCAAGCTGAAGGGCGGGTTGAAGCCGGACCTGATCATTACCGACATCAACATGCCGAACATGGGGGGCTTGGAGCTGATTCGCCAGGTCAAAACCCTGCCGGGCTACCGTTTCATCCCCATCCTGACGCTGACCACGGAGAGCGACGCCAGCAAGCGCGATGAGGGCAAGAAACTGGGGGCCACCGGCTGGTTGGTCAAGCCGGTGTCCGGCCCTGATCTGGTCCGCGTGGTCAAGCAGGTCGTGCCTGGCGCCTGA